The region GCAACACCACCTGAAATTGGCACGGTATAAAGGTCTCCAGCATAGGTAAAAGCTATCTCGTTGCCTCCCACAGAAGGAAAGCGCAGCAACCTGCCCTGTTCCTGGCCGTAAGCACTTACGAACAGGCAAAAAGCAGCTGCAACAGCAATAAGTTTTTTCATTGAGTTCGGTTTTGTGTTAGTAACTGATTGATTCAAGATTTTATTTTGACTTCGCCAACTTAGGGTCGTTTAATAGGAAAATGTATAAAATAAATAGTGAACAAATAAAGGCAAATTAGAAAATTAATAGATCATCATCAAATTGAATAGTTGCTAATAATGATGCTGCGGAATGCAATTGAAGCACCATGCCAAGGACAAAAAAAGAAAATCACCATTGAATGCATGGCACTGGATGAAGAGGTACAGCTCATAGTTAGCGATAACGGCGATGGTATTCCACCTGACATTTTGGAGCAAATGTTTACCCCCTTTTTCACCACCAAGCCACAAGGCAGTGGGGTTGGGTTGAGCCTTGCACGCCAAATTGCAAAGCTGCATAAGGGAACTATTTCTGCTGAGAGCAGGAATGGAAATACCAGAATGGTTGTGACGTTGAAGAATGATCAGCAGCAAAAAGGTTAAGTGGTTAAGTCAGTCAAGCAATTTTTCTACTTTTGCCTTCCTAAACTTAACAAAATAGATGAAGCAACAAAAGGCCAGCAAAAGCTTATGGTTATTGCTAACAAAGGTTGGACTCGACTGGTTTATTCTAGCCTTGATGGGCATGATTCTACTGGCCTATCTTTTACCATCACCCGGTGTTCAAAAGGGACTATTCTCTCTAAAAGAGCTAGCAAACTACGGCATTTCGCTCATATTTTTCTTCTACGGATTACGGCTCAGTCCTCAACGATTACGTGAAGGATTGAGCAACTGGCACCTGCACCTCACTGTGCAGCTGGCTACCTTTGTTCTATTCCCCCTTTTAATTCTTGGCATTATACACATGCTTCACGTTGAAAGCACAAACCTTATTTGGCTAGGCGTTTTCTTTGTAGCTGCGCTACCATCTACCGTATCATCCTCCGTAGTAATGGTTTCAATTGCCGGAGGCAATATACCCGGAGCCATCTTCAACGCCAGCATATCTGCATTAATTGGTGTTTTTATTACCCCAATTTGGATGGGCATTTTCATTGCTTCAGGTAGCGGTCATATCGACCTAACGGTAATCATCCTGAAATTAATGCTTCAGGTACTATTTCCTGTGGTTCTAGGTTTACTGCTGCATTCCAAACTTGGTGCCTTGGCCGAAAAGCATCGAAAGCAGCTACGCTACTTCGACCAAACTACCATTTTGCTGATTGTGTATACCGCCTTCTGTCAATCATTCGCTGAACACATGTTTGCAAACCACACCATCAGCGATATTCTGCTTCTTGGCCTTGGTATGGTGAGTATATTCTTTCTTATGTTTGGTTTAATTACCCTAATTGGAAAGATACTTCACTTTAGTAGGGAAGACAATATTACAGCCGTATTTTGCGGTTCGAAAAAATCGCTAGTGCACGGATCTGTAATGAGCAAGGTTCTCTTTCCAAACAGTGCTGCAGCAGGGATTATTCTGCTCCCGCTGATGATTTACCATGCACTCCAACTTATCGCTGCCAGCGTAATTGCCCAGCGGATGGCGCGAAAAGGAGGCTCGACCATCAAATAAGGCTAGCCGCAGTATATATCAGAGAAAAAATTAAAGTTGCCAGGCGTTTCAA is a window of Williamwhitmania sp. DNA encoding:
- a CDS encoding bile acid:sodium symporter family protein — encoded protein: MKQQKASKSLWLLLTKVGLDWFILALMGMILLAYLLPSPGVQKGLFSLKELANYGISLIFFFYGLRLSPQRLREGLSNWHLHLTVQLATFVLFPLLILGIIHMLHVESTNLIWLGVFFVAALPSTVSSSVVMVSIAGGNIPGAIFNASISALIGVFITPIWMGIFIASGSGHIDLTVIILKLMLQVLFPVVLGLLLHSKLGALAEKHRKQLRYFDQTTILLIVYTAFCQSFAEHMFANHTISDILLLGLGMVSIFFLMFGLITLIGKILHFSREDNITAVFCGSKKSLVHGSVMSKVLFPNSAAAGIILLPLMIYHALQLIAASVIAQRMARKGGSTIK
- a CDS encoding ATP-binding protein, with protein sequence MMLRNAIEAPCQGQKKKITIECMALDEEVQLIVSDNGDGIPPDILEQMFTPFFTTKPQGSGVGLSLARQIAKLHKGTISAESRNGNTRMVVTLKNDQQQKG